The bacterium DNA segment GGGCTACGGGGGCCTTATACGCCGTCAAGTTCTTGGAGAAGTGTACCACCGCTGAGAAATTTCTCATCTTAAGTCACTGGGGTAAGTATGTCTTAAAGGAGGAATTGGGAGTTTCTGAGGAGGACCTTAAGACGTGGGTGAAACATATCTTCTCCAATGAGGAGATGACCTCGCCTCTGGCCTCCGGTTCCAATTCCTTCGATGCCTGCCTCATCCTTCCGTGCACGATTTCCACTTTGGGAAAGATTGCCAATGGCATTGGGGACAACCTTATTACTCGTGTGGCTCAGGTGGCTATTAAAGAGGGCCGGCGTCTGGTGCTTTGTCCCAGGGAGACCCCGCTTTCTGCTCTGGCCCTCGAAAACTGTCTCAAGTTAAGTCGAATCGGGGTCACCATCATGCCCATTTCCCCTCCTTTTTACATTCATCCCTCATCCATAGAGGATCTGGCCGGGGGTTTTGTGGACAAGGTCCTCCAAATTTTAGGTCTGGAAAGCTCCAAAGGCTGGCGGGAAGAGGAATTGGAATGATTAAGTGCCTAAGGAAGCGTGGTGATGAAGGGTTTTTTATCTTTGAGAGAGTTCCTGCTTTTTTTGGAAAAACAGGGTGAAGCCATACGAATTCTGCATCCGGTGGATTCCCGGCTGGAGATCACCGAGATTGCCTCCAGGGCATTGAAGGAAGGCAAGCCGGCGCTTATCTTCGAAGACGTTCGGGGTGCGGATTTCCCTCTGGCCATTAATGTTTTTGCCAGTGAAAATCGAATCCGTTTATGTTTAGGCGAATCTCCAGATGAACTGGGAGAGCGGCTGGTGGAGACCATATCCCGGCTTAATCCTCCCAGTCTCAAGGGAATGTGGCAATTGAGAGGTCTTTGGCGCCGGCTGGCGGCCTTCCGCCAGGCCAAGCGTAGATATGGGGTATCTCAAGAGGTAGTGGAAGAGCCAGATCTTACCCGATTACCGGTATTACAATGTTGGCCTGAAGATG contains these protein-coding regions:
- a CDS encoding UbiX family flavin prenyltransferase yields the protein MRIVLGITGATGALYAVKFLEKCTTAEKFLILSHWGKYVLKEELGVSEEDLKTWVKHIFSNEEMTSPLASGSNSFDACLILPCTISTLGKIANGIGDNLITRVAQVAIKEGRRLVLCPRETPLSALALENCLKLSRIGVTIMPISPPFYIHPSSIEDLAGGFVDKVLQILGLESSKGWREEELE